From Electrophorus electricus isolate fEleEle1 chromosome 8, fEleEle1.pri, whole genome shotgun sequence, the proteins below share one genomic window:
- the psmd4a gene encoding 26S proteasome non-ATPase regulatory subunit 4a, which yields MVLESTMVCVDNSEYMRNGDFMPTRLQAQQDAVNIVCHSKTRSNPENNVGLITMANNCEVLTTLTPDTGRILSKLHAVQPRGKISFCTGIRVAHLALKHRQGKNHKMRIVAFVGSPVEDNEKDLVKLAKRLKKEKVNVDVINFGEEEVNTEKLTAFVNTLNGKEGTGSHLVTVPPGPSLADALLSSPILAGEGGTMMGLGASDFEFGVDPSADPELALALRVSMEEQRQRQEEEARRAAAQSAAEAGIPTPTADESEEALLKMSVSQPETGVPSLPDFSSMTEEEQIAYAMQMSLAGGEFGESMDTGAPMDTAESAKEEDDYDVMQDPEFLQSVLENLPGVDPNNEAIRNAMGSLASQSGNKPDGKKDEDKKK from the exons ATGGTGCTTGAAAGCACTATGGTCTG TGTGGACAACAGTGAATACATGAGAAATGGCGATTTCATGCCCACCCGACTACAAGCGCAGCAGGACGCTGTCAACATCGTGTGTCATTCAAAAACGCGCAGCAATCCAGAAAATAACGTGGGGCTCATCACCATGGCCAA TAATTGTGAGGTCCTGACCACACTTACACCGGACACTGGTCGCATCCTGTCCAAATTGCACGCTGTTCAGCCTCGTGGAAAGATCAGCTTCTGCACTGGCATTAGGGTAGCCCAT ctggcaCTGAAGCACAGACAGGGTAAAAACCACAAGATGAGAATCGTGGCTTTTGTGGGAAGCCCAGTAGAGGACAACGAGAAAGAT CTGGTGAAACTGGCAAAACGgttgaagaaagaaaaggtcaATGTGGATGTGATCAATTTTGGAGAGGAG GAAGTGAACACCGAGAAGCTGACTGCATTTGTCAACACTCTGAATGGGAAGGAGGGCACAGGCTCCCACCTGGTCACGGTGCCCCCTGGCCCCAGCCTGGCGGAcgctctgctctcctcacccATCCTGGCAGGCGAGGGCGGGACTATGATGGGCTTGGGCGCCAGTGACTTTGAGTTCGGGGTGGACCCGAGCGCTGATCCAGAACTTGCCCTG GCCCTCCGTGTGTCTATGGAGGAACAGAGGCAGCGGCAAGAAGAGGAGGCTCGCAGAGCGGCTGCGCAGTCGGCAGCAGAAGCAGGCATTCCCACCCCTACTGCCGATG AATCGGAGGAGGCTCTCCTGAAGATGTCTGTGTCTCAGCCTGAGACAGGTGTGCCATCACTACCAGATTTCAGCAGCATGACTGAGGAGGAGCAGATTGCTTATGCCATGCAAATGTCCCTGGCTGGGGGAG AATTTGGTGAATCGATGGATACAGGAGCGCCAATGGATACAGCTGAATCTGCTAAG GAAGAGGATGACTATGATGTAATGCAAGATCCAGAGTTTCTCCAAAGTGTGTTGGAGAACCTGCCTGGTGTGGACCCCAACAATGAGGCTATTCGTAATGCCATGGGCTCTCTGGCTTCTCAGAGTGGGAACAAACCAGATGGCAAAAAAGATGAGGacaagaagaaataa